The Ectothiorhodospiraceae bacterium BW-2 nucleotide sequence AGCACCATGCCTCGCTCGGCAATATCGGAGCCTAGCTCCGGCGGTGTCCGCTCTAAGGCGGTCCGCACCGCGCCGACGATGCCGGCTAACGGCTCCTGCAACGCCTCCAGAATCTCATTGCTATTGAGGGTAAAGCTGCGCGGAATCCCTTCGGCTAGATTGCGCCCCCTGACCTCAATCTCCTGCACTTCGGTACTCGGGTAGGCCGAGCCGATGGCGTGTTTAATTCTCTCAGCGGTCGCAAAGCCTATCATGGTGCCGTAGTTACGGCGCACATAGCTGATAATCGCCTCATCGAAACGGTCACCGCCGATTCTGACCGAGTTAGAATAGACGATGCCGTTGAGCGATAAGATCGCAATTTCGGTGGTACCGCCGCCAATATCAAGCACCATCGAGCCACTCGCTTCACTAATCGGCATTCCAGCACCAATCGCCGCTGCCATCGGCTCCTCAATTAAGAAGACTTCGCGTGCTCCAGCGCCATTAGCCGACTCTTTAATGGCTCGCCGCTCCACCTGGGTTGCGCCGCAGGGGACACAGATCAAGACTCGGGGGCTAGGGGAGAGAAATTTAAACTTATTTTCGTGCACCTTGCGAATAAAGTGCTGCAACATCTTCTCGGTAATGGTGAAATCGGCGATCACGCCATCTTTCATTGGCCGAATCGCTTCGATATTACCGGGGGTACGCCCTAGCATCAATTTGGCATCGCGACCGACGGCGGCAATACGGCGGTTCTCCCCCGATTGATCTTTACGAATAGCCACCACCGATGGTTCGTCGAGAACAATCCCCTCGCCGCGCACATAGATCAAAGTGTTGGCGGTGCCTAAATCAATCGAAATATCGTAAGAGAAAATTCCGCGAAAGCGTCCTAACATAGTGATTAACCGTTATTATCCAGCAAAAACAGCCGCGTAATGTAACAATTTTGCCCCTTTTAAGCTAGCAAAATCACACCGAACGCCAACGCAACCGGCGTAACAGCAGCGGTAGTAGCGTTAAGTTCCCTAAAAGAGCCAGCACCATTGCTAGTGCGGTAAAGAGTCCGAAATAGAGGGTCGGCATAAAGTTGGAGAGCGCCAGCACCGAGAAACCGAGGCTAATCGTCATTGAGGTGTACCAGATTGCCCGTCCAACACTCGCGTGGCAGCGTGCTATCACCTGCTCAATCGAGTCGCCCTGCCGCCGTTCACTCTCAAAGCGGTGGATATAGTGAATCGCGTTATCGACCCCAATGCCCACCGTAATCGCGGCAATCGTGATCGTCATGATATCTAGCGGAATCGATAGCCACCCCATTAGGCCCAAAATCAGTCCAGCCGCCATGAGTGTCGGAATGACCCCGACCGTTGCCACTACCATAGAGCGAAACAGTAGCCATAGCATTAGCCAGATCGCGGCAAAAACGGCGCTTAAGGTGACAATTTGCGACTGAAATAGGCTCTGTAACACATTGTTATAGAGCACTAGCATCCCTGAGAGTTGTAGCTGCTGCGGCTCTAGTTCAAATTGGCTCACCATCTCGCGCTCAATCTTCTTTAGTAGTGCATCGCGCTGTAGATTGTGATCTGAATCCACGACCCGAATCGAGAAGCGAATTTGGTTGCCATCGGCCGACATATAGGGGTCGAGCAGTGTCTGTCGAATCTCCTCCGGCAGCTTTTTATGCAGCAGCGACAGGGTGAAGTTATCGGGCGCTTCGCCCCCATTGAGCGATTTGACCAGCTCCATCGCTGTCGCTAACGATAATACCTTACCGGTTTCGGGGAGTGATGCCAGATAGCGATGCATCGACGCTACCCGCTCTAGCTGATAGCGGTTAAACCAGTAGCTGCTAGCGCTAATACCAGCATCGGCTTCGCTATCGCCGAACAGATCGTCTAACAGTCCCCTCATAAAGCCACTCTGTTCAGACGCCGGCGCAGGCTCCGTTGTCCCCTCCTCTGCCTGCTGCGCTAAAAAGCGTGCTGGCGCTGAGATAACGACATCTAGCGGCGTGGTACCCCCTAGCTGTTGATCAATGACCACCATCCCTTGGTAGATTTCGGTATCGGCTTTAAAGTAGTCGATAAAGCGGTTCTCAACGCTCAAGCGGCTTAATCCGATGGTCGCTAGCAGCAGCAGCAGCAGATAGAGAGCGATAATCACCCTGCCCCGCGTAATGACCGACTGCGCTAACCACCCCGTCACGCTATCGAGCCAAGGGTGGTTAATCTCCGCCGCCGGCTGTGGCTGTCGCCGTGCTAGCAGTAGCGGAAACAGGACGAAGGCTAACCCAAACGCCACCGCCACCCCCACTACCATCATCCAACCAAAGTCGATCACAGGGCGAATCCCGCTCACTAACAGTGAGGCAAAGGCGACCATGGTGGTCAAGGTGGTATAGAGCGAGGGGGCCAATTTAGAGCTCAGTGTCTGCTGTAGCAGTCGCCGTTGCGACTCCACCCCCGCCTGCTGCAGCTCCTGATAGCGCACGACTAGATGGATGGTCAGCGATAGGGTAATAATCAGCAGCAGTGAAATAAAATTAGAGGAGACGATGGTGACTCGCCAGTCAATCCAGCCTAAAAAACCGACCATCACCACCACGACCGCAGCACAGATAGCGATCGGTACCGCGATCCACAATAGGCGCCGAAACGCTAGCGCTAACAGCAGCAGAATGAGTAGCGTCACCCCGAGGCCGAACCGTTCAATATCGTTACCAATAAAATCGACGATATCGGCTGAGATCATCGGCACGCCCCCTAGATAGATTGTCGCCTGATCGCGATACTTATCGGCAATCTGTCTCACCGCCGCAATATCGGCCTGCTGCTGCTGTTGCAGGGTGCTATTGTACTGTTTAATCGCCGCTGAGAGGCTCTCTAACTGCTGCTGCTGCTCGGCTGTCAATGGGGAGGAGAGCTGCCATAGTTGATCCCGTTGCTGTAGTAACTGTCGATAGTCGCTATCGATCTTAAGCTGTACCATTAGCGCCGTTAGCTGACCATTGTCACTCACCAAAAGCTGCCGATAGAGGGGGCTGTGGAGAAACTCTTGCCGCGCTAGCACGCTATCTGTGCCGTTATCGCTTAAGGTTCGTATCCCCTGCTGTAGCTCGGTCAGCGATACCGGTGGGCTCTGAATCAGCGGCACATCCAGAATCGAGGTGACTGAGGCGACTCGCTCTAACGCCTCTAGCTCGCCTTTAAGTTGCGCTAATCGCTGTAACACGGGGGCAGAAAAGAGATCGGCCCGTTGAGGGTTGTAGGTCAAGATAAGGTAGTCATCGGAGCCATAACGGGCACGAACTTCACGATAAAAACGGAGATCGGCATCGCTCTCCAGCACCAACGCATCGGCCGAGGCGTCGAGTTTAAACTCACGCGCCGAGTAGCCCGAAAAGAGCAGGAGTAGGATCAGCCCTAGCCACAGCCAGCGCTGCTCCAGCACCGCACGATAGTAGTACTGTGATAAGTGTTGTGATAACGCGCTCATCGACCTACCCCCACCCCAATTTGGCCTTAAGTAACGAAAAATGGCTATGCTCCGCCGGATGGATGAGCCGAATCGAGGGGCTCTTTTTACGGATAATGAGCTGATCCCCCCGCTGTAGCTTCTCGTTCGCTTGGCCATCAATACTGACTTGGGTCTCGTTGCCGCACGCCCCCTTGATCACCATCTCGACAACCGAGTCGGCATCAATGACCACTGGCCGGTTCGAGAGGGTATGGGGGCAGATAGGTACCAGCACCATCGCATTAAGCTCCGGTTCGATGATTGGCCCCCCACCCGAGAGGGCATAGGCGGTCGAGCCGGTCGGGGTAGCGACAATCAGTCCATCAGCCCGCATGGTGGTGATATGGCTCGCGTCGATATAGATGTCGATTTCGATCATTCGCGCCACCTCCCGTTTATGAATCACCACATCATTAAAGCCGTTATAGGTGTAGCAGATCTTCCCCTCTCTGACGACCGAGCAGTGGAGCAAAAAGCGCTCCTCCTCTAGGTAGCGCCCCTCAAAAATCGCCTTAAGTTGTAGCTCCATCGTCGCCGGTGAGATATCGGTCAAAAAGCCGAGTCGCCCTAAATTGAGCCCTAGCAGGGCGATATTACGATACTCACACAGCGAGCGAGCCGCGCCTAGAAAGGTGCCATCTCCCCCCACCACAATCACTAAATCGCACTGCTCTCCCATCTGCACTCGACTCACGACCGTCAAGCCGTGATCACTCCAGACCTCGGCAGTGTCGCTATCTAGGACGACAGAGAGTTCACACCGTTGCAGGTAATCAACCAGTCGCTGTAGGGTAGTGCTAACTGTGGGGGCGGCAAATTTACCGATAATTCCGATACGGGAGAAGGGGTAGTTCATAACAACATTGGCTTTGGGAGTGGGCTGGTGGTCAGATATTGAGATCGGCAGAGAGTAAGATGGAGCGGGTGATGGGAATCGAACCCACGCTGGAAGCTTGGGAAGCTTCAGTTCTACCATTGAACTACACCCGCTAATCATGGAGCGGCGATTATACCCCAACTTTGACCAAAGCGTTATACCCTAGCGGATAATTTTATCGCCCTTGAGCCCCCTGCCGCGCTATCGCATAATGGATGCCTCTGTAACTTAACCACCATAAGGAACATCACTATCGTGACAACCCCCTCGACATTGCGACTACTCAGCCTTAGCCTCGTGACTCTGCTGCTCTCTCCTGCGGTAACGATCGCTAAGGATATGAACGGCTTTCACGCCACCTACGGCCCCGGCGTTAAAACCTGTAGCGACTACCGAGAGGCGAGAGCTCTCGGTGGCATCAGGCTCGATCTTTACCAAAATTTCGCCTTTGGCTACCTCGCCGCCTTTAACCTCATTAGTCCCCGAACCTATGATATTCTCGGCGTCCACAGCATGGGGGATGCGCTACTATGGGTGAGCGACTACTGTCGGGACAACCCAACAGAAAACTTTACCAATGCGCTAGCGATGTTAACGGTAGCCTACTACGATGAGCGCACCAACTTTAAGCGCTCTGACGGCTGGTTTGGTGAGTCGAGCAGTGCGAGAGAGAGCGCCCCTAGCACTTTAAACGATTAAACGCAAAAAGCCCGCACTGAGCGGGCTTTTCGGACGGCATCGCTTAACGCTTGGAGTACTGCGGCCGTTTACGAGCTTTATGCAGGCCGATCTTCTTGCGCTCCACTTGACGCGCATCTCGGGTCAGAAAACCGCTAGTCCGCAGTGCGGAGCGTAACTCCTCATTATCGGCCACTAAGGCGCGGGAGATAGCGTGACGAATCGCACCGGCCTGACCGGTAGTCCCGCCGCCGCTGACGGTAGCAACAATGTCGAGTTTATCGAGCATTTCGGTCTGCTCAAGGGGCTGCCTAACCACCATTCTGGAGGTTTCGCGGCCAAAGTAGGTATCAAGATCACGCCCATTGACGGTAATGGTACCGCTACCGGGAGTCAGATAGACACGAGCCGAGGAGCTTTTGCGCCTGCCAGTGCTGAGTTGACGAATATCTGCCATAGTTCTCTCTAAGATTGTCGGTTAATTAAATGTCGAGGGCGACAGGCTGTTGAGCCGCATGGTTATGCTCGGCACCTGAATAGACCTTAAGCTTGCGAAACATTGCCCGACCTAACGGGTTTTTAGGCAACATCCCCTTCACTGCGTGCTGAATGATCCGCTCCGGTGCCTTCTGTAGCTGCTTATCGAAGCTAATCTCCTTAATCCCGCCCGGAAAACCGGTGTGGTGGTAGTACATTTTATCGGTCGTTTTTTTGCCACTGACGCGAATTTTGGCGGCATTAACCACAATAATGTAGTCGCCGGTGTCAACATGCGGGGTGTACTCAGGCTTATGCTTGCCTCTGAGCCGTCGGGCGATTTCGGTAGCCAGACGCCCTAGTGTCTTCCCGTCGGCGTTGACCACATACCAGTCACGCTGTACTTGTTCTGCTTTCGCACTAAATGTTTTGGTTCCAATCATCTCTGGTTAAGTCTCTGGTTTCAGTTAATGGGGCTGGGCGTGGAAAAGAGCGCGGATTCTACAGAAACAGCGTGGCGCAGGCAACCCTTTTTCGGCATAATGGCCCGTTTTTACTGCCGGATAGACGCCAAAGTTATGGTCGAAATAGTCCTCTACGCTGCCCTCGGCGGCGCTGTCGCTGGTCTTTTAGCCGGTCTAATGGGTATCGGGGGGGGGCTCATTCTAGTGCCTCTGCTCATCTGGCTGTTTGAGCAGCAGTGGCCCGGCTATAGCGCCAATACCCACTTGGCCATCGGTACGACGCTGGCGACGATTATTCCAACCGCGCTCTCCTCGTCACTAGCCCACCATCGTCGCCGTAATATCGATTGGCAACAGGTACGCAGTCTGACCCCGTCGGTCATTGTCGGCACCCTGCTCGGCGCTCTGCTCGCCCACCACCTCTCCGGCAAGCTGCTACTCACGCTCTTTATCGGTTACCTAGTGACTATGGCGCTAAAGATGCTGTTTGAGGGTGACACTCATCCCCCCCCCCTCCCCAGCCCTCCCGCTAGCGCAGTCAGCAAGCTCGCCCATCGAGGCTGTGGCCTCCTGATCGGCTCAATCTCGGCGATGGTCGGCATCGGCGGTGGGACGCTTTCGGTCCCCTGTCTGCTCCATCGCGGCGTCACTATGCGTCGCGCTATCGGCACTTCGTCGTTTATCGGCCTGCCGCTGGCGCTCGCTGCGGCAACCGCTTACGCCGTCACCGGCCAGCAGCTAGCAGACCCTCCCCCCTATAGCACCGGCTACCTCTACTGGCCGCTATTTATCGCCATCAGCCCCCTCTCAGTCGCGACGGCGCCGCTAGGGAGCCGCCTTGCCCATCTGCTGCCGCTTCGGTGGTTAAAAAAAATTTTTGCGCTACTACTCATTTTCACCGCATTAAAAATGGTAACGGTGCCCTAATTTGCATACAATGGTTGCCATTGGTGGGAATTAGCCTATATTAGTCGCCTTCTGGCGGATATTGAAGTTCACTAGCAAGTTAAGAAGTTTACAATGGAGCAGCCCCGTTTTACCGAAAAGTTAAAGGCCTTTGGCCACTGGAAAGAGTCCCTGGTTGAGAGCATTAACCGCTACTCAGGTTGGCTTGACGAAAACGATATGGGCTCTCCGGAGGATGAGATTCGTATCGTTGAACTTATTGAGTCGCTACGAAGTGACAAGCTAACAGTCGCCTTTGTCGCTGAATTTGCCCGCGGCAAGACCGAACTGATTAATGCGATCTTCTTCTCTGAGTATGATCGCCGACTGTTACCGTCCGAAGCGGGGCGCACAACTATGTGCCCGACCGAACTCTTTTTCGATAACCAGTCGAATGAGGCCTATATTCGGCTCCTGCCGATTGAGACGCGCCTCAAAGATACCTCGTTCTCCGAGCTGCGCAAAGATGGTCTGCAGTGGACTAATATTCCGCTGCTCCTCGATAATGCCGATGATATGGCTGAGGCGTTTAAGGAGATTGTCAAAACCAAAAAGGTCTCTATTGACGAGGCCCGAAACCTTGGCCTCTATAGCGATGATGAGGCGGAGCTCCATCGGCGGCAGGGCGGAGGGACGCTCAGCGAGATCGATGTGCCGCAGTGGCGTCATGCGCTGATAAGTTTCCCCCACCCGCTCCTGAAACAGGGGCTGGTGATTCTCGATACCCCCGGACTGAACGCCCTCGGTAGCGAACCGGAGCTGACCCTCAGTATGCTGCCTAGCGCCCAAGCGGTGCTGTTTATTCTGGCTGCCGATACTGGCGTGACCAAATCGGATCTCGATATGTGGAATCTCAATGTCAAACCGGTGCGCAAGGATAACCCCGACGGCCTGATTGTCGTGCTCAATAAAATCGACACCCTGTGGGATGAGCTAAAGAGCGAAGAGGCGATTAGCACCACCATCGATAGGCAGCGGCAGGAGGCTGCCCGAACGCTAGGCATCGACATTAATACCGTCTTCCCCGCCTCAGCACAGAAGGCGCTGCTAGCCAAAATTCGCCACGACGATACGCTGCTAAAGCGAAGCAATATTCTGACACTAGAGGATATTCTAGCCAACACTATCGTACCGGCACAGCAGGAGCTGGTGCGAACCCATATTCAGGCTGAAATCGGCTCCATGGTCAAAGAGTCCCACGCCATGCTGGTCGAACGGCTTAACGACACCAAGCGCCAGCTCAACGAACTGGTCGGTCTCAGTGGTAAGAATACCCAAGTGATTGAGCATTTAATGCAGAAGACCCGTGAAGAGCAGGTCGCCTACCATAAAAACCTAGAGGAGTTTAACAGCAACAAAAAGCTGCTCTCAGAGCAGAATCAGGAGCTGTTAAAGCGGCTTAGCCTCACCAAACTCGATGAGCTAGTCTCGAAGAGCCGCAGCAATATGACCGAAACTTGGACAACCATCGGCCTCAAAAAGAGTATGCACACCTTCTTTGACGGCGTAAACACCATGTTCGATGAGGTCGCCGAGTACTCCGAGCAGCTTAACCGGCTAGTGACAACGCTCTACCATAAGTTCCACACCGAACACAATATTCCCGAGATGGAGCCGACACTCTTCGATCCGGCCAAATATCGCACTGAATTAGATAAACTCAACGAAGAGGCGGAGAACTTTATCGACAGTCCGGTCACCGTCATGACCGAACAGTCGTTTGTGATTAAAAAGTTCTTTATCTCGCTAGTTAGCCATGCCCGTAACATCTTCTTTAAAGCCCACCGCGACGCCGAGGGGTGGCATAAAGAGGCGCTCGCGCCGTTAGTTAAACAGATCAAAGAGCGCAAAGGGCAGATGGAGTCGCGGCTAGAGAATCTGCGTAAGGTGAGCCAATCCCACGAAACGCTACAAGAGCAGATGGAGCGCCTAAAGCGCGAGGGGATGGAGCAGAAGAGGCGCTACGAGGAGATTCACGCTATCTACAAAGCGATCTATCAGCCGCCAAAGTAGCCCTCTGCCCACAAACCCCACTGCCATACGCCGATAGCGATAACGCTCAGGCCGGCAAAACGGACGACTCTCGGGCGGCGAAGCCACTGCTGCAACCCCCCAGCTACCGCCCCCATCGCCACCAAATTAGGCACGGTTCCTAAACCGAAACTGGCCATCAGTAGCGCCCCGTTCATGGCGCTACCGCTTGAGAGCGCCCAAATGAGTACCGTATAGACTAACCCGCACGGGATCCAGCCCCAAACGGCTCCGGCAATTAGCCCCTGCCCGACCGATCTGACCGGCAAAAGTCGCTGCGCCGCCGGCTGTAGCCGCCGCCACACCCCCCACTCCCCCGCCTGTTCCAGTCGTAACAGGAACCAACGCCACCAACCGGCCAGATAGAGCCCTAGCAGAATCATAAAGCTACCGGCCACCGCATGGAGCCACAACTGCCACTGATGTAGCTGATCCAGCGGTAGCAGCCAACCGCCAATCCCCCCCATCATCGCCCCAGCGACACTATAGCTCCCCACTCTGCCGCTATTGTAGGCAAGTAGAATCAGCCCGTAGGTCGAGGTCGATTTCGACTCAATCCCCAGCCCCAGTGTCGCCACAATCGCGCCACACATCCCGATGCAGTGTACCCCACCGAGTAACCCCGCCATAAAGGCCGCCAGATAGCTCCACTCAACCACGACTCAGCGCCCCTCTTCCAAACAGACTCTGCCAAGGCTGCAAACGCTGTAACAGCAGCAGCCCCGGGAGGGCAATCAGGGCACAAAAGATAAAGAACTCAGCCCAGCCGACCCACTCCACCAGATAACCGGTCGGTGCTGCCACAACCACTCGCGGAATCCCCATTAGGCTACTTAACAGCGCATATTGAGTCGCGGTAAAGCGGCGATTAGTCAAGCTAGCCATATAGGCGATATAGGCGGCGGTTCCCATACCCGCAGAGAGGTTCTCAAACGCAATGACCGCCGCGAGCCAGAGGGTATCGGCACCGGTGACCACTAAGATGGCAAAACAGGCGGTGGAGAGGGCCTGCAAAATCCCAAATCCCCACAGCGAACGCCCGATCCCCCAGCGAAGCAAGATAAGCCCCCCTAACAGCCCTCCGGCAATCGTGGCCCAAAAACCGAAGAGTTTAACTACCGTGCCAATATCGGTCTTAGTGAAGCCGATATCGAGATAGAACGGGGTCGTCATCGCCGCAGCCATGGTATCACCGACCTTATAGAGCAGAATAAATAGCAGTATTAGCCACGCCCCCTCGCGACCAAAATAGTCCCGAAAGGGCTCTATCACCGCTTCAGAGAGCGTCTGCGGCTGACCTGCGACCATCTGCGGCTCCCGACAGAGCAGCGTCGTTACCAACCCCACCGCCATGGAGGCGGCCATCAACAGATAGACGATTGCGAAGGGGAAGCTATCGGCCAGAATTAGGCCGCCACTGCCGGCTAACAACATCCCAACCCGATAGCCGTTAACATAGAGCGCTGAGCCGAGCCCCAACTCCTCATCACGCAGATCCTCCCGTCGATAGGCATCGACCACAATATCTTGACTCGCCGAGAAGAGGGTCACCCAAAAGGCGACGACAGCCACCAGCCATGGGCTAGCCACCGGATTAGTCAGCCCCAACAAGGCGATGGCCAGCGTTAAGATGAGCTGAATGAGCAGCAACCAGCCGCGGCGGCGCCCGAGCAGCGGCAGCGTAAAGCGATCTAGCAGCGGTGCCCAGAGAA carries:
- a CDS encoding sulfite exporter TauE/SafE family protein, which translates into the protein MGLGVEKSADSTETAWRRQPFFGIMARFYCRIDAKVMVEIVLYAALGGAVAGLLAGLMGIGGGLILVPLLIWLFEQQWPGYSANTHLAIGTTLATIIPTALSSSLAHHRRRNIDWQQVRSLTPSVIVGTLLGALLAHHLSGKLLLTLFIGYLVTMALKMLFEGDTHPPPLPSPPASAVSKLAHRGCGLLIGSISAMVGIGGGTLSVPCLLHRGVTMRRAIGTSSFIGLPLALAAATAYAVTGQQLADPPPYSTGYLYWPLFIAISPLSVATAPLGSRLAHLLPLRWLKKIFALLLIFTALKMVTVP
- a CDS encoding NAD(+) kinase; the protein is MNYPFSRIGIIGKFAAPTVSTTLQRLVDYLQRCELSVVLDSDTAEVWSDHGLTVVSRVQMGEQCDLVIVVGGDGTFLGAARSLCEYRNIALLGLNLGRLGFLTDISPATMELQLKAIFEGRYLEEERFLLHCSVVREGKICYTYNGFNDVVIHKREVARMIEIDIYIDASHITTMRADGLIVATPTGSTAYALSGGGPIIEPELNAMVLVPICPHTLSNRPVVIDADSVVEMVIKGACGNETQVSIDGQANEKLQRGDQLIIRKKSPSIRLIHPAEHSHFSLLKAKLGWG
- a CDS encoding rod shape-determining protein, encoding MLGRFRGIFSYDISIDLGTANTLIYVRGEGIVLDEPSVVAIRKDQSGENRRIAAVGRDAKLMLGRTPGNIEAIRPMKDGVIADFTITEKMLQHFIRKVHENKFKFLSPSPRVLICVPCGATQVERRAIKESANGAGAREVFLIEEPMAAAIGAGMPISEASGSMVLDIGGGTTEIAILSLNGIVYSNSVRIGGDRFDEAIISYVRRNYGTMIGFATAERIKHAIGSAYPSTEVQEIEVRGRNLAEGIPRSFTLNSNEILEALQEPLAGIVGAVRTALERTPPELGSDIAERGMVLTGGGALLRDIDRLLMEETSLPVIIAEDPLTCVARGGGKALEMMDLHGGDLFSLD
- a CDS encoding sulfite exporter TauE/SafE family protein, giving the protein MAGLLGGVHCIGMCGAIVATLGLGIESKSTSTYGLILLAYNSGRVGSYSVAGAMMGGIGGWLLPLDQLHQWQLWLHAVAGSFMILLGLYLAGWWRWFLLRLEQAGEWGVWRRLQPAAQRLLPVRSVGQGLIAGAVWGWIPCGLVYTVLIWALSSGSAMNGALLMASFGLGTVPNLVAMGAVAGGLQQWLRRPRVVRFAGLSVIAIGVWQWGLWAEGYFGG
- a CDS encoding transporter, whose protein sequence is MSALSQHLSQYYYRAVLEQRWLWLGLILLLLFSGYSAREFKLDASADALVLESDADLRFYREVRARYGSDDYLILTYNPQRADLFSAPVLQRLAQLKGELEALERVASVTSILDVPLIQSPPVSLTELQQGIRTLSDNGTDSVLARQEFLHSPLYRQLLVSDNGQLTALMVQLKIDSDYRQLLQQRDQLWQLSSPLTAEQQQQLESLSAAIKQYNSTLQQQQQADIAAVRQIADKYRDQATIYLGGVPMISADIVDFIGNDIERFGLGVTLLILLLLALAFRRLLWIAVPIAICAAVVVVMVGFLGWIDWRVTIVSSNFISLLLIITLSLTIHLVVRYQELQQAGVESQRRLLQQTLSSKLAPSLYTTLTTMVAFASLLVSGIRPVIDFGWMMVVGVAVAFGLAFVLFPLLLARRQPQPAAEINHPWLDSVTGWLAQSVITRGRVIIALYLLLLLLATIGLSRLSVENRFIDYFKADTEIYQGMVVIDQQLGGTTPLDVVISAPARFLAQQAEEGTTEPAPASEQSGFMRGLLDDLFGDSEADAGISASSYWFNRYQLERVASMHRYLASLPETGKVLSLATAMELVKSLNGGEAPDNFTLSLLHKKLPEEIRQTLLDPYMSADGNQIRFSIRVVDSDHNLQRDALLKKIEREMVSQFELEPQQLQLSGMLVLYNNVLQSLFQSQIVTLSAVFAAIWLMLWLLFRSMVVATVGVIPTLMAAGLILGLMGWLSIPLDIMTITIAAITVGIGVDNAIHYIHRFESERRQGDSIEQVIARCHASVGRAIWYTSMTISLGFSVLALSNFMPTLYFGLFTALAMVLALLGNLTLLPLLLRRLRWRSV
- a CDS encoding MFS transporter, with translation MAVAFFMGFACGLPLLLTGSVLQAWMHEEGVDLSVIGLFALVGLPYTLKFLWAPLLDRFTLPLLGRRRGWLLLIQLILTLAIALLGLTNPVASPWLVAVVAFWVTLFSASQDIVVDAYRREDLRDEELGLGSALYVNGYRVGMLLAGSGGLILADSFPFAIVYLLMAASMAVGLVTTLLCREPQMVAGQPQTLSEAVIEPFRDYFGREGAWLILLFILLYKVGDTMAAAMTTPFYLDIGFTKTDIGTVVKLFGFWATIAGGLLGGLILLRWGIGRSLWGFGILQALSTACFAILVVTGADTLWLAAVIAFENLSAGMGTAAYIAYMASLTNRRFTATQYALLSSLMGIPRVVVAAPTGYLVEWVGWAEFFIFCALIALPGLLLLQRLQPWQSLFGRGALSRG
- a CDS encoding 30S ribosomal protein S9; the encoded protein is MADIRQLSTGRRKSSSARVYLTPGSGTITVNGRDLDTYFGRETSRMVVRQPLEQTEMLDKLDIVATVSGGGTTGQAGAIRHAISRALVADNEELRSALRTSGFLTRDARQVERKKIGLHKARKRPQYSKR
- a CDS encoding 50S ribosomal protein L13, giving the protein MIGTKTFSAKAEQVQRDWYVVNADGKTLGRLATEIARRLRGKHKPEYTPHVDTGDYIIVVNAAKIRVSGKKTTDKMYYHHTGFPGGIKEISFDKQLQKAPERIIQHAVKGMLPKNPLGRAMFRKLKVYSGAEHNHAAQQPVALDI